TTCACGTCGACACCGCAACTGACCGACGCCATGTGCCAGATCGCCGCCTCGACCGTCTTCCTCGGCGTTGATGGGGGCCTCTGCCATGCGGCTGCAGCTTTGGGCGGACCATGCGTGCTCATCTTCGGATCAAATCGGTCTTATGAGACAGGGCCTGTAAACGATCAGGTGCGTTATCTCGAGCCGCCGATTTCGACGCCGAGCTGGGTGCTTGATACACGCGGTGTCAGCGAGGAGCGGGTTCTCGCGGCTTTGGCGACAGCGATCCGAAAACACGGGCCGAAATTCGCCTGACCTTATTCCTCGGCTGCCGCGCCGAAGCCTGAGCCCATGCTGGCGCGTGCCGTGGTCGCCCACGGCGTGGCGTGGTTGTCGATGCGCATCTGGAAGATGAAATAGGTCGGCGAGCAGAAGCCGATGCCCTTGACCTTGGCCGCGCCCGGCGTGTCCGCCGGCAGCGACTGGCACATATAGTCCTCGCGGCAGAAATGATCGGCCGAGCAGGCCGGGCGGTTGCCACGATTGACCGCGCCGCCAAGACACTGGTCGAAATTGTTGGTCGCCACGCAGATGTCGAACTTCTTGCCGCCGACCAGGCCGCAGATCTCGCTGGGCATCGACTTGCCGGCTTTGAAGGCGGAGAAGGCGCGATCCTTTGTCGCAGGCCCGGTAGGCGAAGCCTCCTGGGACGCCGATCTTCGGTGGACGGCAGGTAAAGGCCGTGCGGGAGATCGCAGGAGCGAAGGCGGCGAACTGGCCAGTGATCCTGTAGCGATCGTTGAAGGGCTCTGCCGCATTGCTGGCGATCGAGCCGGTGAGGCAAGGATGGCCGGAAAACATAGCGGGGCTGTCTTTCGGCAGCAGGCATTCCGCCAATTTAGTTCTTACGCCTGAAGCGGTGGCGATCGGCGTGCAGATCGTGCCGCCGCCGCACTGCCAGCTGCTGCCGAAGCGGGCGGCATCTTCCGGCATCAGGCATGGCATCGCTGTTTCGGCCGGCGCGTAGGCGACCTCGCCTCCGTCCTTCCAGGTGGCGGGCGGGGCGAAGGAGAGCGGGCGAAAGCGATTGGGATCCCTGCCCTCGGCCGTCGCTTGCAGCCAGGCCTCGCGGCGCGCAATCTCGGCATGGAGATGCGGCGAGATGCCGACCTCGAGCCGGTTGAGCGGCGAGGTCGTCGCGTCGTCGAGGCCGATGAAATGGAAGCCGGCGGTAGAACCTGCCTGATGGCAGCCCTGGCAGGCGCCATTGTCGAGCAGCTCGACCAGGGCTTCCGGCGCGCGAGCCAACGAAAATTTCGAATAGTCGAGCGCGGCTAAGTCCTTCGGCTCGAATATGGGGGTGAACGGATGATTGGCTTGCCTGGCGCTGCCGAAGGTCGACCAGGAGATGACTTTTCTTGCCAGGAATTCGTCCGGGATTTGATAGACGCCGAGATCGACCGCAGCGGCATTGGCGCGGACATAGTCGGCAAGCCGCGCTTTCAGGGCAGCATCGTCGGCGAGCCGTGCCGCGTCCGGCGTATTTTCCAGAGGCTTCTCCCCCACTGTCGAGCCGTCGATGCTGAATATGCGCATCAGATAAGCCGCCTGCCCGCCGAACTCGGTTTCCTGGCCGGAAGGAAAGCGCACGACCTGCGCGTTGAGCTCAAGCTGCTTGAAGGACAGCGAGGCCTTCTCGAGCGGCCCGCCGCTCAGCCAGCCGGCATCGACCGGTCATCGAGCTGCGGCGTCCAGCGGCCGGCAGCGCCCGCGCAGCCGCCGTCAGCGTCCGGAGCGACGCGGTATATGGCGCTGAAGTTGAATGGCAGACGCGAGGCCAGTTGCTTGCCGTTCTTCTTAAACGAGTACGCAAGGCGATAGATGAACCGCACCTCGCCGCAGCTCGTCTCGTTGCCAAGCGCCGCGAAATCGCGCCGGTCGAGCCGGTTGACGACACCGACAACGCGGAAGCGCGCCGCGTTCGTCTTCAGCCAGCGCATGTCGATGATGCGGCCGACATTCCCGTCGGTCACTTCGTAGAGGGTGCGGCCGCCGGCCTTGATCTCGGCGCGCAACGCAGCAACATCTGCCGCGACTGTCTCAACGAGGGCGTGGTAGGCCGGTGCGGAGTCGTAGAGGGTCTTCAGGTCATCCTTTCCGTCAACACCGAAGAGACCGGCGAAACCGTACCCCTTGGTGTCGAGCTCGGCGAGGACGCGCGGGTCGTCGACGATGGTGACCGGATGACCGGCGGCATGCGCAAATGGCGCAGCGAAAGCCCCCAAAAGAAAGGCCGCGATCACGAGCCCCAGCCGTGTCATCGGATAGTGTTCTGCATCAATTCGCGAAGAACCGGCAGCATGGCCAGGGGCAGGTCTTCGGCTATCAAGCCCGGCCCAAAGCGGCTGCCCGCCTCTGCATGGATCCAGACCCCGGCGCAAGCCGCTTCGAAGGCCGGCATGCCTTGGGCAAGGAGGCCGGCGATGATGCCTGCCAGCACGTCGCCCGAACCGGCGGTGGCAAGCCAGGGCGCGCCATTGCCGTTGATCGCGGCGCGGCCGTCCGGCGCAGCGATCACGCTGTCGGCGCCCTTGTAGACGATCACCGCGTTGGCACGCTGCGCGGCTTCGCGCGCCTTGGCGAGCTTCGACAACGCCTTGTTGCCCGCAATGTCCGCGAACAGCCTGCCGAACTCACCCTCATGCGGCGTCATGATCAACGCTGGCGCATCCGGTCTGCCGGCTGCCTCGAACAGCGTCGAGGCTCCATTGCGGAAGGAGGTGATGCCGTCGGCGTCGAGCACGAGGCCCTCGACGCCGCCGTCCTGTCGCTTCCTGGCCAGCACGGCGAGCGTGAAATCGCGCGCCTTGTCGCCGATGCCGAAGCCGGGGCCGAGGACAAAGCTGGACGGCCGGCGATCGCCGATCAGGTCATGCACGTCCTCGATCGCGTCGACCTTGCGCAGCATGATGGAGGTCAGATGCGCCGCGTTGACCTGCATGGCGTTTGCCGGCGAGAGCACGGTGACGGCCCCTGCCCCGCTTCTTGCGGCCGCCAACGCCGACAGCCGCGCCGCGCCGGTAGCCAATGGGCCGCCCGAAAAGACGCTCGTATGGCCGCGCTTGTATTTGTGCGCGTCGACCGCCGGCGTAGGAAAGTTCGCGATCCAAAGCCCGGGCCGGTTCTCGAGGGTCCTTGGCGCGATCTCGTCGATGATCTCGTCGCGAATGCCGATATCGGCCAACACGATCTCGCCGCATCGCTCGCGGCCCGGCAGCAGCAGGTGCCCGGGCTTCTTTCGCGCGAAGGTCACCGTGAGGACCGCGAGAAATGCCGAGCCGAGAACTTCGCCGCTATCGGCGGAAACGCCCGAAGGCAGGTCGATCGCGACAACCGGCAGGTTCATCCCTGTCACGATGTCGACCGCGGCCTTGGCGTCGCCGGATAGCGGTTTCGACAGGCCTGCGCCAAAGAGCGCGTCGACGACCAGCGAACCGTCTTCGGGCGTGAGGGCCGACAGCGGTCGCCGCTCCAGGGTGCAGGCGGCAGCCGCGAGCGCGGCGTCACTGCCTGGCCGCGGTTCGCCCAACGCCCACAGAGCCACATCGACGCCAGCCTCGGCCAACAGCCGCGCCACGACATAACCGTCGCCGCCATTGTTGCCGGGGCCGCACAGCACATGCGCCCTCTTCGCGCCCGGGTGGCGCGCCAGCACCAGGGTCGCGACTGCTTCGCCGGCGCGTTGCATCAAACCGTAGCCGTCGAGCGGCCCGGCCGCGATCGCTAGTCTGTCCGCCTCGGCCATTTCGGCCGTCGATAGAAGTTCATTGCGCATGGGATTGCCGATCTCCGTGCGATCAAGCATTGTCCAGTTTTCGGTTCGAAGCAAACCGCCGCGGCCGCGCATCGTTTGCAGATGCGGCCGCATCCGACAGGGGTCCGATTGCTATTTGCGCTTCCTGCCCATTTTTTATGCAGGATTGAGGAGGGGCGATGTATAGGGTTTGGGCGTCCATGCCGCATCCGGCGCAGCGGATGACGCGAATTTGCATCCGGGCCCGATGCGGAATCGAAAACGCCCTGTACCTATTCTTCCCCCTGGATTGGCACGGTTCGTGCTAGATGGAGGCGCAAGCGGGGTACACAACCCGTCTTCTTGGCAGTGGAGGCCATTTTTTACATGAAAAAGATCGAAGCGATCATCAAGCCATTCAAGCTGGACGAAGTGAAGGAAGCGCTTCAAGAGGCCGGGCTGCAAGGCATCACCGTCACCGAGGCCAAGGGTTTCGGCCGTCAGAAGGGGCATACCGAGCTTTATCGCGGCGCCGAATATGTCGTCGACTTCCTGCCCAAGGTGAAGATCGAAGTGGTGCTCGGCGACGAAGCCGTTGAAGGCGCCATCGAGGCCATCCGGAAAGCGGCGCAAACGGGCCGTATCGGCGATGGAAAAATCTTCGTTTCCAACATAGAGGAAGTCGTGCGCATCCGTACCGGCGAGACCGGTATCGACGCCATCTGACGCCCTCCATCTTTCTGCAACGTCATCATCAAAAACACGTCATCACACAGGGATACATGACATGACGACAGCCAAAGACATCATGAAGCAGATCAAGGACAATGATGTGAAATTCGTCGACCTGCGCTTCACCGATCCACGCGGCAAGCTGCAGCATGTGACGATGGATGTCGTCGAGGTCGAGGAAGACATGTTCGCCGATGGCGTCATGTTCGACGGCTCCTCGATCGCTGGCTGGAAGGCTATCAACGAGTCCGACATGGTGCTGATGCCCGACACGGATACCGTCCACATGGATCCGTTCTTCGCGCAGTCGACCATGGTCATCCTGTGCGACATCCTCGATCCGATCTCGGGCGAGGCCTACAATCGCGATCCGCGCGGTACCGCCAAGAAGGCCGAAGCCTACATGAAGTCGGAAGGCATCGGCGACACCATCTATGTCGGCCCCGAAGCCGAGTTCTTCGTGTTCGACGACGTGAAGTACAAGGCAGACCCCTACAACACCGGATTCCGTCTGGACTCCACCGAACTGCCGTCCAATGACGACACCGACTACGAGACCGGCAATCTCGGCCACCGCCCGCGCATCAAGGGCGGCTACTTCCCCGTGCCGCCGATCGATTCCGCCCAGGACATGCGTTCCGAAATGCTGACCGTGCTGGCCGAGATGGGCGTGCGCGTCGAGAAGCACCACCACGAAGTCGCCGCCGCCCAGCATGAGCTCGGCATCAAGTTCGACACGCTGGTGCGCAACGCCGACAAGATGCTGATCTACAAGTATGTCGTGCACCAGGTCGCCAATGCCTACGGCAAGACGGCCACCTTCATGCCGAAGCCGGTGTTCGGCGACAACGGCTCGGGCATGCATGTGCACCAGTCGATCTGGAAGGGCGGCAAGCCGACCTTCGCCGGCAACGAATATGCGGGCCTGTCGGAAACCTGCCTCTATTACATCGGCGGCATCATCAAGCACGCCAAGGCGATCAACGCCTTCACCAACCCGCTCACCAACTCCTACAAGCGTCTGGTGCCGGGCTATGAAGCGCCGGTGCTGCTCGCCTATTCGGCGCGCAACCGCTCGGCTTCCTGCCGCATTCCGTTCGGCTCCTCGCCGAAGTCGAAGCGCGTCGAGGTCCGCTTCCCCGATCCGGGCGCGAACCCCTATCTCGGTTTCGCCGCCATGCTGATGGCCGGCCTCGACGGCATCAAGAACAAGATCCATCCCGGACAGCCGATGGACAAGGACCTCTACGACCTGCCGCCGAAGGAGCTGAAGAAGATCCCGACCGTCTGCGGCTCGCTGCGCGAGGCGTTGCAGAACCTCGACAAGGATCGCGGATTCCTGAAGGCCGGCGGCGTCTTCGACGACGATCAGATCGATGCGTATATCGAGCTCAAGATGGCCGAGGTGATGCGCTTCGAAATGACCCCGCATCCGGTCGAGTACGACATGTACTATTCTGTCTGACGACCGAACTTCTCGGCATCGGCGACAAAGACGGACCCCGGCGTTTCGCCGGGGTTTTCGCATGGGCAGTCCATTGGAGGGCTTTCCGCAAACCCAGCGTAGCCATGCAGCATCCGGCCGGTCCGCCACTGCAGAAGCAGCAGTCACGCCAAAGTGGTCGCGGCGCTCAATCGCCTGGCGTTGCTGCCGTTGACGGCGGCGGCAGGCGAAACATTCCCGCCGGTTGTTTGCATGCAAAAAGCCCCGGCGAAGAACGCCAGGGCTTTCGACAATTGAAACTTACGCGGCGCAGGCGAGGCCCGCGCCTGGATGATCAGGCGGCGGCCGAAACGGCGTCGGTCGAAACCTGCGAGATCGTCTTCAGGATCTGCGAAGCGATCTGGTAGGGGTCGCCCTGCGAGTTCGGGCGGCGATCTTCCAGATAGCCCTTGTAGTCGTTCTTGACGAAGGAGTGCGGAACGCGGATCGAGGCGCCGCGGTCGGCGACGCCGTAGGAGAATTTGTTCCACGGCGCGGTCTCGTGCTTGCCGGTCAGGCGCTTGTCGTTGTCCGGACCGTAGACAGCGATGTGATCCATCAGGTTCTTGTCGAACTGCGCCATCAGCGCCTCGAAATAGGCCTTGCCGCCGACTTCGCGCATATAGGCGGTCGAGAAGTTGGCATGCATGCCCGAGCCGTTCCAGTCGGTATCACCCAGCGGCTTGCAGTGGAACTCGATGTCGATGCCGTATTTCTCGGTCAGACGCAGGAGCAGGTAGCGAGCCATCCACATCTGGTCGGCGGCCTTCTTGGAGCCCTTGCCGAAGATCTGGAATTCCCACTGGCCCTTCGCCACTTCGGCGTTGATGCCTTCATGGTTGATGCCGGCGGCGAGGCAGAGGTCGAGATGCTCCTCGACGATCGTGCGGGCGACATCACCGACATTCTTGTAGCCGACGCCGGTGTAGTACGGGCCCTGCGGCGCCGGATAGCCGCTCTCGGGGAAGCCGAGCGGACGGCCGTCCTTATAGAAGAAATACTCCTGCTCGAAGCCGAACCAGGCGCCCTCGTCGTCGAGGATGGTGGCGCGCTTGTTGGAGACATGCGGGGTCACGCCATCGGGCATCATGACTTCGCACATGACCAGCACGCCATTGGTGCGGGCCGGATCCGGATAAACGTCGACCGGCTTCAGCACGCAGTCGGAGCTGTGGCCCTCGGCCTGGTTGGTGGACGAGCCGTCGAAACCCCACAGCGGCAGCTGCTCGAGCGTCGGGAACTCGGCAAACTCCTTGATCTGGGTCTTGCCGCGCAGGCTGGGGGTCGGGACATATCCGTCGAGCCAGATATACTCGAGCTTGTATTTGGTCATTCCAGTGCCTCTCGTTGCTAGGACGCCGCAAGCGACGTCAACGCATGGCCGGGCTTGCCGGCCTGCCGATGGTTAAAAAGCAATTCGTATGCCACTCCGCCGTCGGCGGGTGCGGCAAAATGGTCGCGCCAACACGTGGATTTTGCTCAGCCGCCTCAATAATGCGCTCTGATCGCTCAATCGAGATTTCTGCATAAATAATTGGCAAATATTGATCTTTTTGTAGGCATATTGCCTAAACGAATCGCAGAACCTATCTTGCTTGCTAAGTTTAATCGGCAAGCCTCAAGACAAGCAAGGAGGTCGCCAATGCAGGTCATGCAACCGCGTCCGTCGGCAAAAATCCTGATGTTCCCGCTGGCAGGGCGCAAGTCTGCCTCAAATTTAGGCGCCAAGGCGAAATTCGCGGCAGAGCTTGCGACGCTTCGCGGCGAGCACGCCGACTTTGACGGCTGGTATCACGAAGCAGCCGTCGAGGAAGAAAATCAGCGCAAGAGCTGATCGCCCCTTAGGTTTTATGGACGAAAAAGCCCGGCGCGATCGCTCGCGCCGGGCTTTCTTTTGGAGCAGATGACCGAGGTCAGTCCTTGGCGTGCAAGTCGGTGCCGAGCGTATCCCTGACGAAGATCATGCCGATGATCAGCGACATCGCCGCGATGATCACCGGGTACCAGAGACCGTAGTAGATATCGCCCTTGTAGGCGCTGAGCGCGAACACGGTCGCGGGCAGCAGGCCGCCGAACCAGCCGTTGCCGATATGGTAAGGCAACGACATGCCGGTGTAGCGGATGCGGGTCGGGAACATCTCGACCAGGATCGCGGCGATCGGCCCATAGACCATGGTCACGAACAGCACCAGGATGAACAGGATGCCGATCGTCATCGGCCAGTTGATGGCCGCCGGATCGGCGAACATGGCGAACGCGCCGCCGCCCGGTATGGTGTAGACCGTGACTTCCGTCGCACCGGCCGCCTCGTCCTTGGTCAGGACCTTGTCGGCGATCGCCTGCTCGGCCGGAACGGTGGCCTTCTCGCCGCCGCGGATCGTGGCTGCATCGAGCTTCAGTTCCGGATTGGCCGCGATGAAGGCGTCGAGCTTCTGGTCCGCCACCTTGGCCGCGGCGCGCTTCAGCGGATAGCCGCCGTCCTTCAGCGCCATGTTCACCGCCTTCTGGAAGACCCCCTCCTTGGCCTTGGCCTGATCGCCGGCGGCAACGGCATCATAAGACTCCACCGTCTCGTTGCCGATCTTGACCGTAGCCGCAGTTCCAGGCGCGGCCGTCGTGACGACGTCGTATGGCACCGAGTTCTTGGTCAAGAACGAGGTCGCGATATCGCAGGATGTCGTGAACTTCGCGGTGCCGACCGGGTTGAACTGGAACCTGCAGTCGCCGGGAGCCGCCGTCACCGTCGCGCGGGTGTTCTGCTGGGCGGTGGCCAGAGCCGGGTTGGCGGCCGAGGTCAACGCCTTGAACAGCGGGAAGGTGCAGACGATGCCCAAGGCCAGTCCGGCCATGATGATCGGCTTGCGGCCGATCTTGTCGGACAGCCAGCCGAA
This region of Mesorhizobium sp. M2A.F.Ca.ET.046.03.2.1 genomic DNA includes:
- a CDS encoding glutamine synthetase beta-grasp domain-containing protein, whose amino-acid sequence is MTKYKLEYIWLDGYVPTPSLRGKTQIKEFAEFPTLEQLPLWGFDGSSTNQAEGHSSDCVLKPVDVYPDPARTNGVLVMCEVMMPDGVTPHVSNKRATILDDEGAWFGFEQEYFFYKDGRPLGFPESGYPAPQGPYYTGVGYKNVGDVARTIVEEHLDLCLAAGINHEGINAEVAKGQWEFQIFGKGSKKAADQMWMARYLLLRLTEKYGIDIEFHCKPLGDTDWNGSGMHANFSTAYMREVGGKAYFEALMAQFDKNLMDHIAVYGPDNDKRLTGKHETAPWNKFSYGVADRGASIRVPHSFVKNDYKGYLEDRRPNSQGDPYQIASQILKTISQVSTDAVSAAA
- a CDS encoding P-II family nitrogen regulator; the encoded protein is MKKIEAIIKPFKLDEVKEALQEAGLQGITVTEAKGFGRQKGHTELYRGAEYVVDFLPKVKIEVVLGDEAVEGAIEAIRKAAQTGRIGDGKIFVSNIEEVVRIRTGETGIDAI
- a CDS encoding NAD(P)H-hydrate dehydratase, which encodes MRNELLSTAEMAEADRLAIAAGPLDGYGLMQRAGEAVATLVLARHPGAKRAHVLCGPGNNGGDGYVVARLLAEAGVDVALWALGEPRPGSDAALAAAACTLERRPLSALTPEDGSLVVDALFGAGLSKPLSGDAKAAVDIVTGMNLPVVAIDLPSGVSADSGEVLGSAFLAVLTVTFARKKPGHLLLPGRERCGEIVLADIGIRDEIIDEIAPRTLENRPGLWIANFPTPAVDAHKYKRGHTSVFSGGPLATGAARLSALAAARSGAGAVTVLSPANAMQVNAAHLTSIMLRKVDAIEDVHDLIGDRRPSSFVLGPGFGIGDKARDFTLAVLARKRQDGGVEGLVLDADGITSFRNGASTLFEAAGRPDAPALIMTPHEGEFGRLFADIAGNKALSKLAKAREAAQRANAVIVYKGADSVIAAPDGRAAINGNGAPWLATAGSGDVLAGIIAGLLAQGMPAFEAACAGVWIHAEAGSRFGPGLIAEDLPLAMLPVLRELMQNTIR
- a CDS encoding MFS transporter — protein: MAMASAAGGTSRGMTREEKKVIFASSLGTVFEWYDFYLYGSLAAFIGSTFFSPAIPEATRNIFALLAFAAGFLVRPFGALVFGRIGDLVGRKYTFLVTMTIMGLSTFLVGLLPGYASWGIAAPVILIGLRMLQGLALGGEYGGAATYVAEHAPDDRRGYYTSWIQTTATLGLFLSLIVILIVQASLSKETYASWGWRIPFIVSFLLLAVSVWIRLSLSESPTFQRMKDEGKGSKAPLTEAFGQWKNAKIALLALLGLTAGQAVIWYNGQFYALFFLTNVLKVDAQSVNIMIAIALAIGSIFFVVFGWLSDKIGRKPIIMAGLALGIVCTFPLFKALTSAANPALATAQQNTRATVTAAPGDCRFQFNPVGTAKFTTSCDIATSFLTKNSVPYDVVTTAAPGTAATVKIGNETVESYDAVAAGDQAKAKEGVFQKAVNMALKDGGYPLKRAAAKVADQKLDAFIAANPELKLDAATIRGGEKATVPAEQAIADKVLTKDEAAGATEVTVYTIPGGGAFAMFADPAAINWPMTIGILFILVLFVTMVYGPIAAILVEMFPTRIRYTGMSLPYHIGNGWFGGLLPATVFALSAYKGDIYYGLWYPVIIAAMSLIIGMIFVRDTLGTDLHAKD
- the glnA gene encoding type I glutamate--ammonia ligase, whose product is MTTAKDIMKQIKDNDVKFVDLRFTDPRGKLQHVTMDVVEVEEDMFADGVMFDGSSIAGWKAINESDMVLMPDTDTVHMDPFFAQSTMVILCDILDPISGEAYNRDPRGTAKKAEAYMKSEGIGDTIYVGPEAEFFVFDDVKYKADPYNTGFRLDSTELPSNDDTDYETGNLGHRPRIKGGYFPVPPIDSAQDMRSEMLTVLAEMGVRVEKHHHEVAAAQHELGIKFDTLVRNADKMLIYKYVVHQVANAYGKTATFMPKPVFGDNGSGMHVHQSIWKGGKPTFAGNEYAGLSETCLYYIGGIIKHAKAINAFTNPLTNSYKRLVPGYEAPVLLAYSARNRSASCRIPFGSSPKSKRVEVRFPDPGANPYLGFAAMLMAGLDGIKNKIHPGQPMDKDLYDLPPKELKKIPTVCGSLREALQNLDKDRGFLKAGGVFDDDQIDAYIELKMAEVMRFEMTPHPVEYDMYYSV
- a CDS encoding DUF2735 domain-containing protein produces the protein MQVMQPRPSAKILMFPLAGRKSASNLGAKAKFAAELATLRGEHADFDGWYHEAAVEEENQRKS